One Pseudomonas entomophila genomic window carries:
- the ftsB gene encoding cell division protein FtsB: MRSPYWLFLVLLLLLGGLQYRLWVGNGSLAQVTELKQQIADQHAENERLLERNRVLDAEVLELKKGMETVEERARHELGMVKEGETLYQLPQK; this comes from the coding sequence ATGCGCAGTCCCTATTGGTTGTTCCTCGTCCTGCTCCTGCTGCTCGGCGGCCTGCAATACCGCCTCTGGGTGGGTAATGGCAGCCTGGCGCAAGTGACCGAACTCAAGCAGCAGATCGCCGACCAGCATGCGGAGAACGAACGGCTGCTGGAGCGTAATCGCGTGCTTGACGCTGAAGTCCTGGAGTTGAAGAAAGGTATGGAGACCGTGGAAGAACGGGCTCGTCATGAACTGGGGATGGTCAAGGAGGGGGAAACCCTCTACCAGTTGCCGCAGAAATGA
- the eno gene encoding phosphopyruvate hydratase, with translation MAKIVDIKGREVLDSRGNPTVEADVLLDNGIIGSACAPSGASTGSREALELRDGDKSRYLGKGVLKAVANINGPIRDLLLGKDPADQKALDRAMIELDGTENKAKLGANAILAVSLAAAKAAAQDLDLPLYAHIANLNGTPGQYSMPVPMMNIINGGEHADNNVDIQEFMVQPVGAKTFSDGLRMGTEIFHHLKAVLKARGLNTAVGDEGGFAPNLASNEDALGAIAEAVEKAGYKLGTDVTLALDCAASEFYEDGKYNLSGEGKSFDAEGFADYLKGLTERFPIISIEDGLDESDWAGWKILTDKIGKKVQLVGDDLFVTNTKILKEGIEKGIGNSILIKFNQIGSLTETLEAIQMAKAAGYTAVISHRSGETEDSTIADLAVGTAAGQIKTGSLCRSDRVSKYNQLLRIEEQLGAKAVYRGRAEFRG, from the coding sequence ATGGCAAAAATCGTCGACATCAAAGGTCGTGAAGTTCTCGATTCGCGTGGCAACCCCACTGTGGAAGCCGATGTACTGCTCGACAACGGCATCATCGGCAGCGCCTGCGCGCCGTCGGGTGCTTCCACTGGCTCGCGCGAAGCGCTGGAGCTGCGTGATGGCGACAAGAGCCGTTACCTGGGCAAGGGCGTGCTGAAGGCCGTCGCCAACATCAACGGCCCGATCCGCGACCTGCTGCTGGGCAAGGACCCGGCTGACCAGAAAGCCCTGGACCGCGCCATGATCGAGCTGGACGGTACCGAGAACAAGGCCAAGCTGGGCGCCAACGCCATCCTGGCCGTGTCGCTGGCCGCCGCCAAGGCCGCCGCCCAGGACCTGGACCTGCCACTGTACGCCCACATCGCCAACCTGAACGGCACCCCGGGCCAGTACTCGATGCCGGTTCCGATGATGAACATCATCAACGGCGGTGAACACGCCGACAACAACGTCGACATCCAGGAGTTCATGGTGCAGCCGGTTGGCGCCAAGACCTTCTCCGACGGCTTGCGCATGGGCACCGAGATCTTCCATCACCTCAAAGCCGTGCTCAAGGCCCGTGGCCTGAACACCGCCGTCGGTGACGAAGGTGGCTTCGCGCCGAACCTGGCCTCCAACGAAGACGCCCTGGGCGCCATCGCCGAAGCCGTCGAGAAAGCCGGCTACAAGCTGGGCACCGACGTCACCCTGGCCCTGGACTGCGCGGCCTCTGAATTCTACGAAGACGGCAAGTACAACCTGTCCGGTGAAGGCAAGTCGTTCGACGCCGAAGGTTTCGCCGACTACCTCAAAGGCCTGACCGAGCGTTTCCCGATCATCTCGATCGAAGACGGCCTGGACGAGTCCGACTGGGCTGGCTGGAAAATCCTCACCGACAAGATCGGCAAGAAAGTCCAGCTGGTGGGCGACGATCTGTTCGTCACCAACACCAAGATCCTGAAAGAAGGCATCGAGAAGGGCATCGGCAACTCGATCCTGATCAAGTTCAACCAGATCGGCTCGCTGACCGAGACCCTGGAAGCCATCCAGATGGCCAAGGCCGCCGGCTACACCGCGGTGATCTCGCACCGTTCCGGTGAAACCGAAGACTCGACCATCGCCGACCTGGCCGTGGGTACCGCTGCCGGCCAGATCAAGACCGGTTCGCTGTGCCGTTCCGACCGCGTCAGCAAGTACAACCAACTGCTGCGCATCGAAGAGCAACTGGGCGCCAAGGCCGTATATCGCGGTCGTGCCGAGTTTCGCGGCTGA
- the kdsA gene encoding 3-deoxy-8-phosphooctulonate synthase, whose product MTQKIIRVGNIEIANDKPFVLFGGMNVLESRDLALKVCEEYVRVTEKLGIPYVFKASFDKANRSSVNSYRGPGMEEGLKIFEEIKRTFNVPVITDVHEPYQCEPVAQVCDIIQLPAFLSRQTDLVVAMAKTGAVINIKKAQFLAPHEMKHILNKCVEAGNDQLILCERGSSFGYNNLVVDMLGFGIMKQFEYPVFFDVTHSLQTPGGRADSAGGRRAQVTDLAKAGMSQGLAGLFLEAHPDPDNAKCDGPCALRLDKLEPFLAQLKQLDDLVKSFPTVETA is encoded by the coding sequence ATGACTCAGAAGATCATTCGCGTCGGTAACATCGAGATCGCCAACGACAAGCCGTTCGTCCTGTTCGGCGGCATGAACGTCCTGGAATCCCGTGATCTGGCCCTGAAGGTCTGCGAGGAGTACGTGCGGGTGACCGAGAAACTCGGTATCCCGTACGTGTTCAAGGCCAGCTTCGACAAGGCCAACCGTTCGTCGGTCAACTCGTACCGTGGCCCGGGCATGGAAGAAGGCCTGAAGATCTTCGAGGAGATCAAGCGCACCTTCAACGTGCCGGTGATCACCGACGTGCACGAGCCCTACCAGTGCGAGCCGGTCGCTCAAGTGTGCGACATCATCCAGCTGCCGGCCTTCCTGTCGCGCCAGACCGACCTGGTCGTGGCGATGGCCAAGACCGGCGCTGTGATCAACATCAAGAAGGCGCAGTTCCTGGCGCCCCACGAGATGAAGCACATCCTCAACAAGTGCGTCGAAGCCGGCAACGACCAGCTCATCCTGTGTGAGCGCGGTTCGAGCTTCGGTTACAACAACCTGGTCGTGGACATGCTCGGCTTCGGCATCATGAAGCAGTTCGAGTACCCGGTGTTCTTCGACGTGACCCACTCGCTGCAGACGCCGGGCGGTCGCGCCGACTCCGCCGGTGGCCGCCGTGCCCAGGTCACGGATCTCGCCAAGGCCGGCATGAGCCAGGGCCTGGCCGGGCTGTTCCTCGAAGCCCATCCGGACCCGGACAACGCCAAGTGCGACGGTCCATGCGCGCTGCGCCTGGACAAGCTGGAGCCGTTCCTGGCGCAGTTGAAGCAATTGGACGACCTGGTGAAAAGTTTTCCGACGGTAGAAACCGCGTAA
- a CDS encoding CTP synthase: MTRYIFVTGGVVSSLGKGIASASLAAILEARGLKVTMLKLDPYINVDPGTMSPFQHGEVFVTHDGAETDLDLGHYERFIRTTMTQNNNFTTGRIYEHVLRKERRGDYLGATIQVIPHITDEIKRRIIKGAGDADVALVEIGGTVGDIESQPFLEAIRQLRVEVGSKRAMLMHLTLVPYIATAGETKTKPTQHSVKELRSIGLQPDVLICRSDHPVDASSRRKIALFTNVEERAVISLEDVDTIYKIPGVLHAQGLDDFVVERFGLQCNSADLSEWDKVVDAKLNPEQEVTIAMVGKYMELLDAYKSLIEAMSHAGITNRTKVNLRYIDSEDIENQGTSLLEGADAILVPGGFGLRGVEGKITAVQYARENKVPYLGICLGMQVAVIEFARNVMGWKDANSTEFDRNSGHPVVGLITEWADATGAVETRTEASDLGGTMRLGAQDCQIVAGSKVHDCYGKDVITERHRHRYEVNNNLLPQLIDAGLVVSGRSEDGALVEVVESKDHPWFVACQFHPEFTSTPRDGHPLFSGFVKAALAQKNKA; the protein is encoded by the coding sequence ATGACGCGCTACATATTCGTCACGGGCGGTGTTGTTTCTTCATTGGGGAAAGGCATTGCCTCGGCTTCCCTGGCGGCCATCCTGGAAGCGCGGGGGCTCAAGGTCACCATGCTCAAGCTGGACCCGTACATCAACGTCGACCCGGGCACCATGAGCCCGTTCCAGCACGGTGAAGTGTTCGTCACCCACGACGGCGCCGAGACCGACCTCGACCTGGGCCACTACGAGCGGTTCATCCGCACCACGATGACCCAGAACAACAACTTCACCACCGGCCGCATCTACGAGCACGTGCTGCGCAAAGAGCGCCGTGGCGACTACCTGGGCGCGACCATCCAGGTCATCCCGCACATCACCGACGAAATCAAGCGCCGCATCATCAAAGGTGCCGGTGACGCCGACGTCGCGCTGGTCGAGATCGGTGGCACCGTGGGCGACATCGAGTCGCAACCGTTCCTCGAGGCCATCCGCCAGCTGCGCGTCGAAGTCGGCTCCAAGCGCGCCATGCTGATGCACCTGACGCTGGTTCCATATATCGCCACCGCTGGCGAGACCAAGACCAAACCTACTCAGCACTCGGTCAAGGAGCTGCGCTCCATCGGCCTGCAGCCTGATGTGCTGATCTGCCGCTCCGACCACCCGGTCGACGCTTCGTCGCGCCGCAAGATCGCGCTGTTCACCAACGTCGAAGAGCGTGCGGTGATTTCGCTGGAAGACGTCGACACCATCTACAAGATTCCTGGCGTGCTGCACGCACAAGGCCTGGACGATTTCGTCGTCGAGCGCTTCGGCCTGCAGTGCAACAGCGCCGACCTGTCCGAGTGGGACAAGGTTGTCGACGCCAAGCTCAACCCTGAGCAGGAAGTGACCATCGCCATGGTCGGCAAGTACATGGAGCTGCTGGACGCGTACAAGTCGCTGATCGAAGCGATGAGCCACGCCGGCATCACCAACCGCACCAAGGTCAACCTGCGCTACATCGACTCCGAAGACATCGAGAACCAGGGTACCAGCCTGCTGGAAGGCGCCGACGCCATCCTGGTGCCGGGCGGTTTCGGCCTGCGCGGCGTGGAAGGCAAGATCACCGCGGTGCAATACGCCCGCGAGAACAAGGTCCCGTATCTCGGCATCTGCCTGGGTATGCAGGTGGCCGTGATCGAGTTCGCCCGTAACGTCATGGGCTGGAAAGACGCCAACTCCACCGAGTTCGACCGCAACAGCGGCCACCCGGTCGTCGGCCTGATCACCGAGTGGGCCGATGCCACCGGCGCGGTCGAAACCCGTACCGAAGCCTCCGACCTGGGCGGCACCATGCGCCTGGGCGCGCAGGACTGCCAGATCGTTGCCGGCTCCAAGGTCCACGACTGCTATGGCAAGGACGTGATCACCGAGCGTCACCGTCACCGCTACGAAGTGAACAACAACTTGCTGCCGCAACTGATCGACGCCGGCCTGGTGGTTTCCGGCCGCTCCGAAGACGGTGCGCTGGTCGAAGTGGTCGAGTCCAAGGACCACCCATGGTTCGTCGCCTGCCAGTTCCACCCGGAGTTCACCTCCACGCCACGTGACGGCCACCCGCTGTTCAGCGGTTTCGTCAAGGCTGCCCTGGCACAGAAGAACAAGGCCTGA
- the tilS gene encoding tRNA lysidine(34) synthetase TilS: MINLTSQLTPWLSAPAWYVAFSGGLDSTVLLHLLASYIRHHPAPPLRALHVHHGLQAAADAWPDHCRAVCAALGVEFDVVPVQVASGASLEQAARNARYDAFEKRLGAGEVLFTGQHRDDQAETLLFRLLRGAGLRGLSAMPEHRALGQGSLVRPMLGLSRQQLQAYADAHGLVWVDDPSNGDTAFARNFLRGEVLPLLRGRWPQAEAHLARSAEHLGEALGLLDELASCDLVSACDNAPLPWLGLDSLSLDALCALTPARQRNALQYWLSQRTRLPDTRHWAGWSDLRDAAVDARPVWRLTDGELHRSHGRIWWLSGDWLGTVSGEHPWLDDAQALRLPGNGSVQLRSCLPADGLRIRYRQGGEFLQVPGRGRRDLKRLLNELQVPCFVRSRLPLLYRGEQLLAVANLPELALADCQLHWQPPTNVQGLS, from the coding sequence ATGATCAACCTGACCTCTCAACTCACCCCCTGGCTTTCAGCCCCCGCCTGGTACGTCGCCTTCTCCGGCGGCCTGGACTCCACAGTCCTCCTGCACCTGCTCGCCAGCTACATTCGCCACCATCCCGCGCCCCCTCTGCGCGCCCTCCATGTTCATCACGGCCTGCAAGCCGCCGCCGACGCCTGGCCCGATCACTGCCGAGCGGTGTGTGCTGCTCTGGGGGTCGAATTCGATGTGGTCCCTGTCCAGGTCGCCTCCGGCGCCAGTCTCGAACAGGCGGCGCGCAATGCCCGCTATGACGCCTTCGAAAAACGACTGGGCGCAGGCGAGGTGTTGTTCACCGGTCAGCACCGCGACGACCAGGCCGAGACCTTGCTTTTTCGCCTGCTGCGCGGCGCCGGCCTGCGCGGATTGTCTGCCATGCCGGAACATCGGGCGCTGGGGCAGGGCAGCCTGGTGCGGCCGATGCTGGGGCTGTCGCGCCAGCAGTTGCAGGCCTACGCCGACGCTCACGGGCTGGTATGGGTCGATGACCCTTCCAATGGCGACACGGCCTTTGCCCGCAACTTCCTCCGTGGCGAGGTCCTGCCGCTGCTGCGCGGTCGCTGGCCGCAGGCCGAAGCCCACCTGGCGCGTAGTGCCGAACACCTGGGCGAAGCCCTGGGTCTGCTGGACGAGCTGGCCAGCTGCGACCTGGTGAGTGCCTGCGACAATGCGCCGCTGCCCTGGCTAGGGTTGGATTCTCTAAGCCTCGATGCGCTCTGCGCGTTGACCCCGGCGCGTCAGCGCAACGCCCTGCAGTACTGGCTCAGCCAGCGCACCCGCCTGCCTGACACTCGCCATTGGGCCGGCTGGAGCGATCTGCGCGACGCGGCGGTCGATGCCCGTCCGGTCTGGCGCCTGACCGACGGCGAACTGCACCGCAGTCATGGGCGCATCTGGTGGCTGAGTGGCGATTGGCTGGGCACGGTATCGGGCGAACACCCCTGGCTCGATGACGCGCAAGCGTTGCGCCTGCCAGGCAATGGCAGTGTCCAACTGCGCTCGTGCCTACCGGCTGATGGCCTGCGTATCCGCTACCGCCAGGGCGGCGAGTTCCTGCAGGTGCCCGGCCGCGGTCGACGCGATCTCAAGCGCCTGCTCAATGAACTGCAGGTCCCATGCTTCGTGCGCTCGCGCCTGCCGTTGCTGTATCGCGGCGAGCAGTTGCTGGCGGTGGCCAACCTGCCCGAGCTGGCATTGGCAGATTGCCAGCTGCACTGGCAACCACCGACGAACGTGCAAGGTTTGAGCTGA
- a CDS encoding acetyl-CoA carboxylase carboxyltransferase subunit alpha — MNPNFLDFEQPIADLQAKIEELRLVGNDNSLNISDEIARLQDKSSTLTESIFGNLTSWQIARLARHPRRPYTLDYIEHIFTEFEELHGDRHFSDDAAIVGGTARLNDKPVMVIGHQKGREVREKVRRNFGMPRPEGYRKACRLMEMAERFKMPILTFIDTPGAYPGIDAEERNQSEAIAWNLRVMARLKTPIIATVIGEGGSGGALAIGVCDQLNMLQYSTYSVISPEGCASILWKTADKAADAAEAMGITAERLKSLNIVDKVIQEPLGGAHRDPVKMAANVRADLIEQLDMLGKLDNDTLLKRRYDRLMSYGL; from the coding sequence ATGAACCCGAATTTCCTCGATTTCGAACAGCCGATTGCCGACCTGCAAGCCAAGATCGAAGAGCTGCGCCTGGTGGGTAACGACAACTCGCTGAACATCAGCGATGAAATTGCCCGTCTGCAGGACAAGAGCAGCACCCTGACCGAGAGCATCTTCGGCAACCTGACCAGTTGGCAGATTGCCCGCCTGGCCCGTCACCCGCGCCGCCCGTACACTCTCGACTACATCGAGCACATCTTCACCGAGTTCGAAGAGCTGCACGGCGACCGTCACTTCTCCGACGATGCCGCGATCGTCGGTGGCACCGCGCGCCTGAACGACAAGCCGGTCATGGTCATCGGTCACCAGAAGGGCCGTGAAGTGCGCGAGAAGGTACGCCGCAACTTCGGCATGCCGCGCCCTGAGGGTTATCGCAAGGCCTGCCGCCTGATGGAGATGGCCGAGCGCTTCAAGATGCCGATCCTGACCTTCATCGATACGCCGGGCGCCTACCCGGGCATCGACGCCGAAGAGCGCAACCAGAGCGAGGCCATCGCCTGGAACCTGCGTGTGATGGCGCGCCTGAAAACGCCAATCATCGCCACCGTGATCGGTGAGGGTGGTTCCGGCGGCGCGCTGGCCATTGGTGTGTGCGACCAGCTGAACATGCTGCAGTATTCCACCTACTCGGTGATCTCGCCGGAAGGCTGCGCCTCGATCCTGTGGAAGACCGCGGACAAGGCCGCCGACGCGGCTGAAGCCATGGGCATCACCGCCGAGCGCCTGAAGAGCCTGAACATCGTCGACAAGGTCATCCAGGAACCGCTGGGTGGCGCCCACCGTGACCCGGTGAAGATGGCGGCGAACGTGCGCGCCGACCTGATCGAGCAGTTGGACATGCTTGGCAAGCTCGACAACGACACGCTGCTCAAGCGCCGTTACGATCGCCTGATGAGCTACGGCCTCTGA